A region from the Triticum urartu cultivar G1812 chromosome 1, Tu2.1, whole genome shotgun sequence genome encodes:
- the LOC125550945 gene encoding universal stress protein PHOS34-like: MAADGERWVGLAVDFSEGSRAALQWAADNLLRSGDNLLLLHVLKDPDYEQGETLLWEASGSPLIPLSEFSHPSTAKKYGVKPDAETLDMLNTIAKQKEVSVVSKVLFGDPREKLCQAIHDMPISSLVIGSRGLGKLKRVLLGSVSDYVVNNAACPVTVVKPASNHA, translated from the exons ATGGCTGCGGACGGCGAGAGGTGGGTGGGCCTGGCGGTGGACTTCTCGGAGGGGAGCCGCGCGGCGCTGCAGTGGGCGGCGGACAACCTGCTCCGCTCCGGCGACAACCTGCTCCTCCTGCACGTCCTCAAGGACCCCGACTACGAGCAGGGCGAGACCCTCCTCTGGGAGGCCTCCGGCTCGC CTTTGATCCCCCTCTCGGAGTTCTCTCACCCTTCAACTGCAAAGAAATATGGGGTGAAGCCTGATGCTGAAACGCTGGACATGCTCAACACTATAGCTAAGCAGAAGGAG GTCTCCGTGGTTTCAAAAGTCCTGTTTGGAGATCCCCGCGAGAAGCTGTGCCAAGCCATCCATGACATGCCCATCAGCTCCCTGGTCATTGGGAGCAGGGGCCTTGGCAAGCTCAAGAG GGTGCTCTTGGGCAGCGTCAGCGATTACGTCGTGAACAATGCCGCCTGCCCTGTCACCGTTGTCAAGCCAGCGAGTAACCATGCCTGA
- the LOC125550952 gene encoding DNA-directed RNA polymerase V subunit 7-like — translation MVFLQEEMSWNVLISPDQLSPKGLLLRKSIIVRLLEDVTNRKASKEHGYYIAVNELKTISEGKVRELTGDVLFPVTFTCITQRPMKGEILVGSVEKILKHGVFLKSGPIESIFLSEKSMSDYKYMGGENPLFMNDHSKLERDTAVRFKVMGFRWMEADRQFQLLASLAGDFLGPL, via the coding sequence ATGGTTTTCCTTCAGGAGGAGATGTCTTGGAACGTGCTGATCTCACCGGACCAGCTGAGCCCCAAGGGCCTGCTGCTCCGCAAGTCCATCATCGTGCGTCTTCTGGAGGACGTCACCAACAGGAAGGCCTCCAAGGAGCATGGCTACTACATTGCTGTCAATGAGCTGAAGACAATATCTGAAGGGAAGGTTCGTGAGCTGACCGGAGATGTTCTTTTCCCGGTCACATTCACCTGCATCACTCAGAGGCCTATGAAGGGGGAGATCTTGGTCGGCTCCGTGGAGAAGATCCTCAAGCACGGCGTCTTCCTCAAATCTGGGCCAATCGAAAGCATCTTCCTGTCGGAGAAGTCAATGAGCGACTACAAGTACATGGGCGGCGAGAACCCCTTGTTCATGAACGACCACTCGAAGCTGGAGAGGGACACCGCCGTGCGCTTCAAGGTCATGGGGTTCCGCTGGATGGAGGCAGACCGCCAGTTCCAGCTCCTTGCGTCGCTGGCTGGTGATTTCCTCGGGCCGCTGTGA